A stretch of Plectropomus leopardus isolate mb chromosome 24, YSFRI_Pleo_2.0, whole genome shotgun sequence DNA encodes these proteins:
- the LOC121962958 gene encoding putative methyltransferase DDB_G0268948: MAVRLFEGKDHAAAYLQYRVEPVELISLIMSYMEKKTTKQFNLAVDVGCGSGQGTILLAPYFTRVVGTDISPAQLQMTLAKSNPPNVSYRECPAEELPFGSGEVDLVTAMTAAHWFDREKFLVEADRVLRPGGCLALLSYTSDFELEYGDISNTLNDICNEFYAALLPFRNPHIGTSSVTIYSDMFDSCSYPDKEWNDCLRVKRTLSLNGYICMVETFSTYQKLLQKDPTEAKRLSDDIRNKLMAAMKTSSPDTEVTVIVKYFYWLACKPGSL; this comes from the exons ATGGCTGTGCGTCTCTTTGAGGGTAAAGATCATGCAGCTGCGTACCTGCAGTACAGAGTGGAGCCTGTTGAATTAATCAGCTTAATTATGAGctacatggagaaaaaa ACCACAAAACAGTTCAACCTCGCAGTGGATGTGGGCTGCGGTTCGGGGCAAGGAACGATCTTATTGGCTCCATACTTCACCAGGGTTGTTGGAACAGACATCAGCCCCGCTCAGCTGCAGATGACTCTGGCCAAAAGCAACCCTCCAAATGTTTCATACAG GGAGTGTCCAGCAGAAGAGCTACCGTTTGGTTCTGGTGAGGTGGACCTCGTGACGGCCATGACCGCGGCTCACTGGTTCGACCGGGAGAAGTTCCTGGTGGAAGCTGACAGGGTGCTGAGGCCTGGAGGCTGCCTGGCTCTCCTAAGCTACACCTCAGACTTTGAGCTGGAGTATGgagatatctccaacacactGAATGACATCTGTAATGAG ttttacGCTGCCCTGCTCCCCTTCCGAAATCCTCATATAGGAACGAGCTCTGTGACGATCTACTCTGACATGTTTGACTCCTGCTCCTACCCAGACAAAGAGTG GAATGACTGTCTGAGGGTTAAAAGGACTTTGTCATTGAACGGATACATCTGCATGGTGGAGACCTTCTCCACTTATCAGAAATTACTACAAAAGGACCCCACGGAGGCTAAACGTCTCTCTGATGACATCAGAAACAA GTTAATGGCTGCCATGAAGACGTCTTCTCCTGACACAGAAGTTACGGTGATTGTCAAGTATTTCTATTGGCTGGCGTGCAAACCTGGTTCACTCTGA
- the LOC121962625 gene encoding putative methyltransferase DDB_G0268948, protein MISHLCCSLRARNMPVRAFEDKDHAAAYLQYRVEPMELISEIMSFMKRKAATQFNLAVDVGCGSGQGTIPLASHFTRVVGTDISLAQLEMALSSDNPSNVSYRESPAEELPFGSGEVDLLTAMTAAHWFDRKKFLVEADRVLRPGGCLALLSYTKEVELEYGNVSNTLNRICEEYYTAMDPFRNPYLGKCSVKIYSDMFDACSYPDKEWTDCLRVRRKLPLSRYFGMVKTFSTYQRFLQEDPAGAEHISNDIRSKLLSAMETSSPDPEVTVVVKYFYWMARKPCSLRLAL, encoded by the exons ATGATCTCCCATCTTTGTTGCAGCCTCCGAGCCAG AAACATGCCTGTTCGTGCATTTGAGGATAAAGATCACGCAGCTGCTTACCTGCAATACAGAGTGGAACCAATGGAATTAATCAGCGAGATTATGAGCTTTATGAAGAGAAAG GCAGCGACTCAGTTTAACCTCGCAGTGGATGTGGGCTGCGGTTCGGGGCAAGGAACGATCCCATTGGCTTCACACTTCACCAGAGTTGTTGGAACAGACATCAGCCTCGCTCAGCTGGAAATGGCGCTCTCCAGTGACAACCCTTCAAATGTTTCATATAG GGAGAGTCCAGCAGAGGAGTTACCGTTTGGTTCTGGCGAGGTGGACCTTCTGACGGCCATGACCGCGGCTCACTGGTTTGACCGTAAGAAGTTCCTTGTGGAAGCTGACAGGGTGCTGAGGCCTGGAGGCTGCCTTGCTCTCCTGAGCTACACCAAGGAGGTGGAGCTGGAGTATGGGAACGTCTCTAATACGCTCAATAGAATCTGCGAAGAG tattacaCAGCCATGGATCCATTCCGAAATCCCTATCTTGGAAAGTGCTCAGTGAAAATCTACTCAGATATGTTTGATGCCTGTTCTTACCCAGACAAAGAGTG GACTGACTGTCTGAGGGTAAGAAGGAAATTGCCACTAAGCAGATACTTTGGCATGGTCAAGACCTTCTCCACCTATCAGAGATTTCTACAGGAGGACCCTGCTGGGGCTGAGCATATTTCTAATGACATCAGAAGCAA GTTGCTGTCTGCCATGGAGACGTCTTCTCCTGACCCAGAAGTTACAGTGGTTGTGAAGTATTTTTATTGGATGGCACGCAAACCTTGTTCGTTGAGACTGGCTTTATAA